Genomic segment of Schistocerca nitens isolate TAMUIC-IGC-003100 chromosome 9, iqSchNite1.1, whole genome shotgun sequence:
TCAGAGCGTCCATTACTTTTTCTCTGATGCCAGGCTCAGATGTGAAGGGCCTTGATGACGTGTTGACCGCTCTCATGTTCCCCTGCAGTCCAATATTGGGCCACTGTCATTCACGGACATGCGCTATCTCCGTATTTTCACAGTGATCACTAAACATCTAACACTGTTTGTGTCCGTTATAGACAGTATCAGATGTGTTAGCAACACTACACGCAAACTTCACTAATGCACTGTGGTGACCATTGTACCAGTAACAGTGAATTtgtactctaatcatttacatacccaccaatgATATGTAGGTGTGAGAAATTACGTCGACATCTGACCATTTCTTCTGAGTGCTTCCCTTTCCTTTGTCTGGAAGTGTACATCAGTTTTGTGTATTATTCTTTCAAAGACTTTTCGACACTTCCTACGTAGTGACCATTAAAAACTTGTGGCAAGCTGGAACTCTAATGGCGATTTCCTGCTTATCACAACCAGTTGCGTAACCTTTAGACTACCTCACCATGTGTCCAGCCCTGGCTTCAACTTGCTTTGTCGCTGATATTTTCACCTTGCTTTTCCAAAATCTAGAATCAGAGTTAATCGCACATGTAGGAACAGCAAGGCAGTCGAGGACCATGCCTTGTCTTACCACAAAGTATGTACCGTATATGAGAGCCTCTGGTGGCAGTGTCTGTTAGTAATCAGTGAAACCGTCAGCCTCAGTGAAAGTGGGGGTCAGGTCTGCAGGCGTCCTCAGGTGGTCTAATGGTTGAGCCACCTGTTATCGACAAGCAGGAAATCCAGGCGGACTTGGTGGGGGCGTGAAAGAGTGGAGACATTTGCAGGATTGTGCGCCTCGCCATTTGTCAACAATGCCTGCGGCTGACGGAGTCTGACATGTGCCCTGAGTACAGTTTTGCAGCCATCACTTATCAGTTTGCGTAAATCCATCCTAAAGTTCACTTTACTTTTCGTAAATCGATGACTGATGCAGGTGGACGCGAAAAGTTGGCTTAATGAAAAATATCATTATCTGACAGTGAAATGGTATGTTTGCAACATGCTTTAATTGGCAATGAAATTTGTGTGAAAGACAATGGAGATGGTACTTGACTAATACTCACACAAGTCTAGGTCGAACAACAGTGAGAGTATTTAACTTGCGTTTCAACATTGATCATAGGAGAATATAACAAGCTGTTCCATGAAATGGGAGTCTCGTAACTATTCAAGGGGAAATATGGGACTGAACATGCATTTTAGTTTTGTCAATACGGTAACAAGTGTTTTAATGGACTTAAGAAAATATGTTCTCTCGTACTCAATGATTCAAGGATTTTGGGCTTTGATTACTTAGCGTGGTCAGCTGTGGACATCCACAAACTGTGGAGACACTTTACATTCTGAAACCTTATGCAGCATATGCGGACGACAGAAGTACACCTACCTCGAACGGCAATTTTGTAAGACACATAACATTTGTGCTGAGATTATAACAGACACGGAAACATAAGAGAAATTCGCAAAATTTTAGTCATTTGCCACAACAGGTGGTACGTATTAAAGACCAACGAGAAGAAAGTAGCAGGGAACAGATTAAACAGTCAGAACTCTATGAGGATCAACTTGTAAAAACACCAGAAGCCACTCAATATGAGATTATACAGCAAGACACATACCTAAAAATACTATCAATAATGTTAAACAATGTGTAAATAGTGATCAGGATGAGACATTTTACTATGCAGAACGTAATAATATCTAAATTAGTTAACTGTCATAAGAAATAGGAAAGAAAACATAGCAGAGATAAAACTGAGGATTAGGGTGAGATTTATGACTTCAGAACGAAATAAATGTACAGCACAAttacaaaaacataaaaagtaTAAAACTTGCATGAAGCAAGCATAGCAGAATATCTACCGAACAAAAAGGTAAGGAAAAAATCGGAATCAGAGTTAAAGAAATTAGAGTAATAAATAAAACGAATGAGGACTTAgaacaagattttaaaaaaaagacgGGAAAAATTTGTTTCTATAGGCAATAAGAAAATCACGTTAACAAACAGAATGTGCGTCGAGATAGAGTACATAGATATTGTCATAATAAGAGACAAAAATCAAGATATAGAGGGTAATAGTGGAGACTTCCATATCTGATGAGCAGTGGACGCTTATGAGGACGAATAAAAGATCTTATATAAAAGTCACAAGTCGTGGAAGACTATAAAATAACAACTTTAAATGTAAACTGTATATGGTCATCAGTTTAAATAAAAGCTCTGGAAGACTATGCAGCATAAACAGGataacttcattaaaaaaaatacgaAGCAACAAAAGAAACTAATCATTCTGTTATGAGTCATAACATAATGTTGGCAATGTGACTCTACTGGTAGATTTATTTAGATATGGAGTATACTGTAGTACATTCACAGGCTTAAAAGATGGAAGCTCCATTGTGGCATGGCTGCAAGGTCTGTTATTAGTGAATATTTTTGCTCTCTCCTGAAGTGAAACTAGGCTAATTGGGGCCAATATCTTTAGAGAGTACGAAGCTGATCGTGTATCTCAGCGTTTTCATTAGAGAGAGATTGTAATTGTGAGATGTGGAAAGAGATCCATAATGGGTTTGACACTCTCATTACACTTATACAAAGGTCCGAGGCAGTAGCATTTTTATTTCATTCAGATTTGacaatacaatatatatatacagagtgtttcaaaaatgaccggtatatttgaaatggcaataaaaactaaacgagcagcgatagaaatacaccgtttgttgcaatatgcttgggacaacagtacattttcaggcggacaaactttcgaaattacagtagttacaattttcaacaacagatggcgctgcaagtgatgtgaaagatatagaagacaacgcaatctgtgggtgcgccattctgtacgtcgtctttctgctgttagcgtgtgctgttcacaacgtgcaagtgtgctgtagacaacatggtttattccttagaacagaggatttttctggtgttggaattccaccgcctagaacacagtgttgttgcaacaagacgaagttttcaacggaggtttaatgtaaccaaaggaccgaaaagtaatacaataaaggatctgtttgaaaaatttcaacggactgggaacgtgacggatggacgtgctggaaaggtagggcgaccgcgtacggcaaccacagagggcaacgcgcagctagtgcagcaggtgatccaacagcggcctcgggtttccgttcgccgtgttgcagctgcggcccaaatgacgccaacgcccacatatcgtctcatgcgccagagtttacacctctatccatacaaaattcaaacgcggctacccctcagcgccgctaccattgctgcacgagagacattcgctaacgatatagtgcacaggattgatgacggcgatatgcatgtgggcagcatttggtttactgacgaagcttattgttacctggacagcttcgtcaataaacagaactggcgcatatggggaaccgaaaagccccatgttgcagtcccatcgtccctgcatcctcaaaaagtactggtctgggccgccatgtcttccaaaggagtcattggcccatttttcagatccgaaacgattactgcatcacgctatctggacattcttcgtgaatttgtggcggtacaaactgccttagacgacactgcgaacacctcgtggtttatgcaagatggtgcccggccacaccgcacggccgacgtctttaatttcctgaatgaatatttcgatgatcgtgtgattgctttgggctatccgaaacatacaggaggcggcgtggattggcctccctattcgccagacatgaacccctgtgacttctttctgtggggacacttgaaagaccaggtgtaccgccagaatccagaaacaactgaacagctgaagcagtacatctcatctgcatgtgaagccattccgccagacacgttgtcaaaggtttcgggtaatttcattcagagactacgccatattattgctacgcatggtggatatgtggaaaatatcgtactatagagtttcccagaccgcagcgccatctgttgttgaaaattgtaactactgtaatttcgaaagtttgtccgcctgaaaatgtactgttgtcccaagcatattgcaacaaacggtgtatttctatcgctgctcgtttagtttttattgccatttcaaatataccggtcatttttgaaacaccctatatatatatatatatatatatatatatatatatatatatatatatatatatatatatataaaaaattggtgttttgcccttaaagagcgggtttggactaaactacatggccagttccttttgctgccttccttgctgcccaaacttccctcattcgctcgctgtgtttctgtttccggtcctctgtccacgctttttgtcggatttgtgtcttcggtttcatcttgattgcctttttggttgcccatatttctttcatcttccggctgtgatcttgcttgcgttcttcggtccattttacgcctgttcgtttatcacattgtatctcatgtagtttacttttgttaatgatgtttctgaattgtattctgtcgtttattgtgtctgctgttatgttgagttggttcaggccgttttttacctctgccaccaatttgttgtttctagtggttacccagtcaaagatctgtttggtcagtctgtgtaatggcattctgtataggtgtccatggaattgtagtctgcgttttctaatctgtCCTGTGATTGTCTccatatgtttgtatagttcctctgtaggtttcttgatccatattccattgttgttagttgcgccaaatattttcctaagtattttccgttctactttttctagttgtctgatacgtgtatgccctaggattagcgTGGTCTCTGTTGCATATAGTGCCtcagggagcaccaccgtgtcgtagtggcgtaatttggctttttgtgagagaGACTTCTTGttctaatgattccacactactttgtatgccttgtccagtttagtttttaagaatggctctgagcaccatgcgacttaacttctgaggtcatcagtcgcctagaacttagaactaattaaacctaacagtttagtttttctttcttcgtttgagtctctgttatgtccactcatttgtagtgtttcaccgaggtatttgaagtttaccgtttggtaaatcgtgccatactttgtgttcagagatgagagtttctttctaTCATTTGTCACCGAACTCACTTACAATATGATACTTACAGTGACATGTAATGCAATTTGACACCATGATACTTACAGTGACATGTAATGGAATTTGACACCATAAATATATATATGGTGTCAAATTCCATTACATGTCACTGTAAGTATCATATTGTAAGTGGGTTCGGTGACAAGTGATAGATGCAATGTGACAACTATGATGTGCGTTGCACTGTAAACCAACTATTCTGGCCAATGTGCACGACTGCACAAGTTTGGCAATCACCAGTTATGGCTCTGTTACTTAGGTACGCATGTCTACCACGGCAGGGTCATATCACAATAGGTGTgcgtggggagtgggggggggggatggtttcCGAGTGTAAGAGTGTATCTTTGAGTGGATGCATGTTTATCTGTGGCTCTGTGCTAATTTTAAGGTGACAGCACACACACAGTCTTTGTGGAAGAGTGGCAGGGAGAGTCGACACACTGAAATATTCCACCAAACTTATATTGTGGAAGGCAGTAGCTTCCTCTGGTTAGTGACGGCATGTCACAAAATGTATGAATAACCTGGCTGATATTTATTTGGTACCCTGTGAGGAGACTGTCTGGAGGTGTGAATAGTTTCGTGTGTTAGCTGTACTAACTGTATGTTTTAGTGGAGGTTGACTATTTGTTAACAATACACGTGCCATTCTGAGGTCGAAGGGAACCACAGTGTGGAAtgaattacgatgaaatttcacaagtgAGTTAGGTATGAGACGGAATGCAGAAATCTTTAAGGGAAGGTGGATGAAGAGTTTAATGGGCGGATACTGCTATACATAAGTGAGATATCTAGATTTGTAATCTGCGATGTCTGGATTTGTAATTTGACACATGAGAGATGAGTATTCATAAGTGCTTACAGTTTCGCTTTTATAATAGTATTCTTCGTTTGGCATGTGTGTTTATAGTAGAGTGTAAGGATGTCTATGTCTTGTGCAGGAGCATTTCTGAGGAGGAAAGAGGTAGAAGGTTGATCCAGGCTGCTAAGCTGGGGATGGAGGAGGAGCTACAGGTGCTGCTGGCGGCAGGAGCGAACGTGAGGGTGAGAGACGAAAACTGGAGCGGATGGACCGCCCTGCATTGGGCAGCACAGTGGGGACACGTGGAGGCAGTGAGGCGTCTCGTGCAGGGCGGGGCCGAGCTCGACGCCAGGGACAACTGCCAGAGCACGCCCATGCACCTGGCTGCGTTCTCTGGCCACGCCACCGTTGTGAAGATGCTGGCGGCGTCCTCTGCGGATCCCAATGCCAGGAACCAGTGGGGAGCGACGCCCCTGCACTGTGCGGCTTACTGCGGCTACGCAGACGTGGCAGCCGCACTGCTGGAAGTCGGCGCCAACAGGGTGGCGAGAGAGATCATGGGCTGGACGGCCCTGGACCTCGCAAGGCTGAACAAACACGAGCACCTCGAAAAGATGCTAATTTGAAGGTTGCAGCCCTTCACTCATCcttattttcaaaataaagaattaaaaaaacacatCCTGTCAACATTCAATTGTACCCATCCTTAACTAGTATATGTAACTACGCCAGTATACACCACTACAAGAGTGATAACATAAGATATCACAAAACTAGTGTAAGTAATCTTTCTTTTGAGGAAACAGtctgcattatacactactggccattaaaattgctacacaacgaagatg
This window contains:
- the LOC126203395 gene encoding poly [ADP-ribose] polymerase tankyrase-1-like; this encodes MMTQGWADAVVSHPHSVVELTRLIAEPPAETSAPSSPEGRPTPGADSQPRSDPGRTAVATAPPTAPRHSPPLDDAVVSRMRSISEEERGRRLIQAAKLGMEEELQVLLAAGANVRVRDENWSGWTALHWAAQWGHVEAVRRLVQGGAELDARDNCQSTPMHLAAFSGHATVVKMLAASSADPNARNQWGATPLHCAAYCGYADVAAALLEVGANRVAREIMGWTALDLARLNKHEHLEKMLI